DNA from Cyprinus carpio isolate SPL01 chromosome B3, ASM1834038v1, whole genome shotgun sequence:
TTGTGAGAAGCTCTTCCCACAGGCTTCTCTcaagtgtgttgttttttaatgtgagcatttaggctacgtttattcctgaaactcttttcacactgagcaCATTTACAGCATTTCTCTGCCGAATGAGTCTTCATGTGGTAATTAAGTCTCATCTTACGTATgaaaccctttccacactgatcacatttgAAGGGTTTCTTTCCAGTGTGCCTGAGcttgtgacacttaagactaaaTTCTGTTGTGAGGGTCTTTCCACAACGATCACATGTGAACAGCTTCggtccagtgtgaactctcatgtggtaATAGCGGGAGCATGcatgtgtgaaactcttcccacaatACTTGCAAGAGTAAGGCTTCTCTtgagtgtgaactctcatgtggactttaaggttttgttttgcagggaaactctttccacactgttcacatgtataaggcttctctccagtgtgaatgctCATGTGGGAACGAAGGGTGCTTTTCTGTGtataactctttccacactgctgacaggtgaaaggcttctctcccgAGTGAGTTATCATGTGACTTTGAAGGTgtgatttttgagtgaaactgtttccacactgttggcaggtgaaaggcttctctcccgAGTGAGTTCTCATGTGATATTTAAGGGatactttttgagtgaaactgtttccacactgttggcaggtgaaaggcttctctcccgtgtgagttctcatgtgacTTTTGAGGGATCCTTGTTGAGTGAAgttttttccacactgttggcaggtgaatggtctctctccagtgtgaactctcatgtgcgtttgaagattttgtttttctctgaaacTCCTTCCACAGTGATGGCAGGTGAAACGGTTGTTAGATTTGGTTTTCTGAGTTCTTTTTTGTATAGAAGCTGTTTTAGTCTGTGTAGTTTTTTCATCAGTTATTAAATCATGGAGTTTCTCATACTGATCTGTCTGTTCCATTGCATTCAGATCTTGGCCTAAagcaaaaaacagataaatacaaGTTAAACACAGTTTAAAGCCACGAAgcaaaaaatgtgaaaagcaaCATGAAAGCATTTAAGACCGGGTCACACCAAGCCGCCTTCAAAGAACTAGCAGCGACAAAAGCTGACTGTGTTGTCTCCTTGCGTCGCCAGTGTGCGTTCTGCGTGAGAGGAATTAGCTGTCTATATCAGCAgttatcaataatatatattcatcattcaaaaggagaaagcgaaacaaagatatacaagattgtagcatctgcttaggatcatcagccaggtttccatccaaagttgtgaatttaacttgtGCGTATAATTGGAATATTGCATAGAACATTTGCAAACAAGCACAGTTTCCATCCAACaagtcaaagaaaacaaaatcgtCACTTTCTGATGAACTGGCACTATAAATCAATAAGAAAAGTAGGGGATGCTGCTGAATACAAtagttttcatatataataaagcaagcttacaacaaaacacaatgaatgtGGTCATTGTAAGACAGTCGTGTAAGAAAATTCtcggaggcaattatacagaaatactttgatgaacaGATTGGTTCGGGCATTTACAAATGAccataacaatatttcatatgCTCTACTGCCTATTGTTACCTTATCTTGTTAGGGTTACACCTGTTTTAGATCGTTACTCACCCTTTATATTCCCCTCTTGTTTTCTGTCCTGTGCCAGATCGAATATATCTGCTCTGCTGAGTTAACCTGGCTCTTGTCTCTGTTGTTTTTTGATCTTGTTTCCTGCAGCTGTCTAGACTAGTCTTGTTTGGGTTCCTTTGCAATTATTTTACACCTCTTTGATATTAggggtttttctttttatttagttcaGTTCTATCTAGTTCCTTGTTTTTGAGCCTCTGcctttttgtttagttgttttcaGCCCCATGATGTCAGACAGCTCGTGGCTGCTTGCTCGTTTGCGCCCAGAACAAGACTTCTAACAAGCCTCCTATTGGTCTGCTGCGGCCTTTGCCTATCCCCACCCACCCTTGGTCCTATATTGCCCTGGACTTTGTTACTGGCCTCCCCTCCTCCAGTGGCGATACCGTGATTTTGACAGTTGTGGACCGCTTTTCAAAGGCAGCACACTTTATTCCCCTACCTAAATTGCCCTCTGCCAAGGAAACTGGTGGTAGTCGATCACATCTTCAGGATTCATGGTCTTCCCAAAGACTTGGTCTCTGACAGGGGGGCCCAGTTTGTTTCCCATTTTTGGAAGGACTTCTGTTATCTGATCAGTGCTTCTGTGAGTCTGGCGTCCGGATTTCATCCGCAGACCAATGGGCAGTCCAAGCGAGCTAACCAGGATTTGGAGCGGATGCTCCACTGTCTGGTATCACACAATCCCACTTCCCCAGCCAGCAGCTCACCTGGGGAGGGTATGCCCATAATACACTTCCTGTGGCAGCCACTGGTATGTCCCCTTTTCAAAGTTCTATTGGTTATCAGCCTCCTCTGTTTGCTTCACAGGAACCTGATGCCATGGTCCCCTCTGCCAAGTCCTTTGTCCAGAGGTGCAGACGCACATGGCAAAGAGCCAGGAAGGCACTAATTTAGGCGGGGAGACTTGCCAAGGTGGCAGCTGATCGTCGTTGGACTCCTGCACCCAAGTGTGGCTGTGGGCAGAGGGTATGGCTTTCCACTAAGGACCTGCTCCTTAAGGTGCCAACACGCAAGCTGGCACCCAGGTTCTTAGGGCCATGCCGTATTACTAAAGTCTTAAGTCCAGTAGCGGTGCGGCTAAGGCTCCCATCTTTCTTTGCTTATGTCCACCCTGTCTTCACGTGTCTCGTATCAAGTCCCCCACCCCGTCTCATTGACGGTTCCCCAGTGTTTTTCTGTTAGGAGGCCGTTGGATGCCAGAAGGAGTAATAGGGGATACCAGTACCTTGTGGACTGGGAAGGGTATATAGATCCTGAGGAGAGGTGCTGGGTGCCGTCTCGGAATATCTTGGACCATTCCTTGATTATTTCCACTGCCGACAGGCCTCCTCTGTTCCTAGAGCACCTGGGGTCACTCCTGGAGGTGGGGGTACTGTCAAGGCGCCGACATGATCTAGGTTTGTTTGTCGTGTTCTGGTCTGTCTGGAGCAAATGGCAATCAGTTGGTTTGTTTGCCATGTGCTCTATTGCCTAGTGTTACCCTGCCCCTGTGGTTACTTTATTATCTCGTTAGGGTTACACCTGTTTTTAGATCGTTACTCACCCTTTATATTCCCCCTCTTGTTTTCTGTCCTGTGCCAGATCGAATCTCTGCTCTGCTGAGTTAAACGGACTCTTGTCTCTGttgtttgatctttttttctgCAGGTGTCTAGCCTAGTCTTGTTTGGTTTtccttttgcatttattttatacctTTTGATATTACgggttttcttttgatttagttCCGTTCTATGTAGTTCCTTGTTTTTGAGCTCCTgcctttttgtttagttttttcccctactttttattttttttgcaaattaaggcagttttatttaaaattcagcaTTTCCACCACTCGTTTCTGATGCAATAATTCAAAATGctcataaaagcagggtgatgacAGCTATTGATGATTGTTTGAACTTCATGTCTAAGAGACCATTTTAGCCTTTTTACAGtaccctccataagtattggaacagtaaagaggacaaaattgttctgttttgctgtggagtcaagagaTCTGTacatatgattaaaagatgatatggaaacaaaactacagaatgtcacattttattattgggtgtttaaacagctaagaagatcagcacttttagagtttcagcTCCCTATCTGATGtaagcataagtattggaacagttgcctcacaggtcttttaagtgttcagctgtgtactgttgcattaattcttcagatataaaaagcagggaatgtgtcttatcagttatatccattgcttctgcattccaagtcttgcattcgatgatgacagcACACAAACCAGGCGTGAAGACGAGGGAAGcagactctgaaagaaaagcaagcatttggatgctaaaagaaaagaggaagtcaattcaagaaaggcaagattcttcaaaaaatgtgagccagtagagtatTTTTGGAAcggagttgatggaccgatgaacAAAGATTACCATTTATCTAAGTgactggaaagcaaaagtgtggagaaaaaaagggaactgTCTCTAgaaacaggacctcttcattttaaatgatggcttaaatgtatgatggcagtagcagaatgaatttggaagggtacaaatcatcgtggctaccaatattcaagaaaatgccacaaaactcattagaaagcacttatattggatcaggacaataaCCCAAAACCAGCACTTCATTCAAGGACTTTGTCAGGCAAATTAAAGTCTGCTAGATTGCCCAAAtcatctccagatttaaatccgattgaacattaatttcaccagctgaagaggagactaaaagacagaaactccccaaaacaagcaacagttggaattggctgcattagtGTTGGAGAAATTTGAAGCATAAGACACCAAGAGACATAGCGTCTGATTGTCTATTGGCTGCAGTGACTCACTGTTCTGATTGCATGCATACGGGATCTGCAACTAATATTAgcttttaaatctttaacaatCTGCCTTTAATTCAACTGTTCCCATACTATGTGCTCACAATCGAGTAGTGGGATGAATTCGAAAAGTGCTGTccattttatttggtaaaactgTCTGTGTCGAAAGACCTACTAATAAATGTGACATTCTTAAGTCTTGTCACATATTCatctttaatcatatttgcaacatgtcttgactccacagcagagcaAGCAATTTTGTTCTGTACTGTTCCCATGCTTATGCAGGGCACTTGTAGATTTGCATGTAAATTTACAGCCCTGGCCCCACTGGCTACATTTATATGGTTTCTAAGTTTcaaatgggtttttttattttcctcccaCTATCCAGAAGATACTAACTAGGTCACGACTTTGGTTATTTGTTCACACTCCAACATCAGGCTCTAGATGCCTTGATGGCTCCACACAAACAatacacaatgcacacacacacacaaagacatttttgCTTTGAGACATAGTTTAGGTGTTTATAAAACTGTATATGCATTGTTGTATGTATGTTCCCTAAGTATATTAGCCTATTTACAACTCTGGTATGGGTATTAGTTAACCTCTAAATGCTTTGTATCTAGGTGAATGAATGTACCTGCTACTTTAATATCTTCTAACCTTTGTGGATATCAAAACAATGCATCGTACTCTGTTTGTTTTACTAGACTTCGGGTAAAAACTGCACAACTTTTAATCCATTGCGTTCATGAACCTCAAGTTTAGTTTATTGTAAATGCTCTATTGAGTGGGTTGTTCGTGCATGCTTAATAAGCACCCTCCAGCTAGTCCAAACagtgcagcagctagagttcttactagaaccagaaagTATGGCCATATCGGGCCCTGTTTTCTGTCAAGGGCGCGAGCTGGTGGTGGCACTgagctccctatcaaacatcgtatagatgtTAAAATTCGtgattattacttataaagccctgaatagtTTTTTAAGCACCTCAGTATGTTGATgcaagctcttattgcattatagtccttcactcTGCGACAATCTCAAacctctggccatttgataatacctagaatatcaaaatccaTCTGCTGGCGGCAGATCTATTTCCTATTTAGAGCCAAAACTACGGAACAATCTAACCTACAGTGTTTCAGGAGGCAGACACTATTCTGGACATTGTAAATCTAGTATTAGAGCCCATCTTTTAACCTGACTTACATATAACATATTAATCACGCCGGTTACTATTACAAATcgcgttaaaggattgttaggctgtcattaattaggtcaaccggaccCAGGAACACTTCCCCAGTAACAAACATGCAATGTACTTCTTACCTTGTTTATATAGAATGGCATCTGTAATTTAGTGTCCGTTGCCTTTCTTATTCCATGGTCCCATAGCCCCCAAATACAGTCCTTATCCAGAATCATATGATGGATAATCCCATATAGTGACCTCTACAGCCCCTCGAATGTCATCTGAGACCATGAACAACTATAATGAGCCCCAAGACAGATTCCCCAGGGAAGACCTCGTCTCTAGACGGACCACCGGGAAAAGACCACTCGGAACCAtattgagtcctctgcacaatctcaCTTTGTTGCAAacagaattaaactgctggtccTCGTCTGGCCAGAATAGACTGGCACACTATTTCCCTTTTTTAATAACTGTAAAgcctgctttgacacaatctgcattggaAACAAAACCCTAAAGCATGGTAGCACATAATGGTGAGCTATTCCCtcaatgagtgtgtgtgactgttaGGGAGGTTAAAGGTTCCTACTGCCAACCACTCTTTTGCTCAAACCTTCTTTCTTGAGAATGACTTCTCCAGGACTCTTCAAACTCTCCTCTTGAGTCTTTGACCTTTCGGCAGTTTTACCATACAAAACTTTGTCGATTTGATCTCTCTTATCTCCCGAAGAACCAGACAAAGGCATCCAGTCTCACTTCTAACAAACTCCTCAAGCACCCTCTTCGTCTACTGCATCCATATGGCTTGTCACAGGCAACACAGCCAATGCAAGGTAACCGTTTCCAACTCTTTAGATGCTTGTCTAAGTTTGGGCCCCCGTTGATAAAGTGTGATTCTCATTATGTTGGTGGTAATGGATGTTAACCCTCAGGGGTCGCAGCCCCGCCACTATTTTTGTCTTGGTATAAGGTATCATTTGAAAGATGCCCAACATCACCTCATTAAAAAACGTTGAAAATTGAAGTTCATCTCGGATGGATTACGGTTCGTTTTTGGAAGACACACTAAGAGGAATAGAAGCCAGGATTCACTCTCtctgaagaaaaacatttataagaTGTTCTGGTTTTATCCAGCAGAGAAAGACCAGGTACATGAGATTTGTGGTTAGTAGTTATTGGCTGTGGTTACACACTTTACGTTGCTATGAGGGACAACTGCATTTAACATTTTGGCATCTTGCGGGGAGTGAAGAAGAATTTGGTCTCTGCCATTTTTTGAAATAAAGACTCTTTCTGTCCACACATTTTAACTAAACTACCGAAGATAGAGGTGCTGCTGGTTGTGTTACGCTCGGGAGACCGCTTTTAGAAAGTCTTGCATGTTGGTTGGTTGTGGTTGTCCATACCTGTATTTTTTGGGGGTAATTGCGGTTGTCGAATGTGGTTGGTAATCCCTATTTGGTGAAGTATGTGTGTACATATCACGATTAAGGAGGTAAAAGGTGAAATAAACAACGAAGTTATTGCAATGCGTATGTGGCACTTGTGACGTAAGTGACACTTTTAACCTAACACTAGAAAAGGGATTCATATAACAACCTGTGTTGGGCATCTTGCATGGCTGCTGTAAAATATCGAATACAATACAGTTGTTGAGTTTGTGTATAAAGCTCTGCATGATCCAGGCCTCCTAAATACTAAGAGATAATGCTGGTCCCTTACCAATCTCATTGGAGTGGAGATCACGATTTTTCTGTTGCGGCTCCAACACTTTGGAATGCTCTGCCATTATCTGTAAAATCCTCATCAAgcatggacatttttaaaaaggacttAAAGACTTACTTGTTTTGGAAAATGTCAATAATGTCAGGACATGTCAAAACTTATTCAGGGTCTCAAAACCCCTTCAGACCCCATagggttaaagggacagtttacccaaaaatgaaaattctgtcattaaatactcactctcatgtcgttccaaacccataatacctatattcggaacacaaatattttttaaatcccaTTCTGAGAGCCCCTGacccctcccatagacagcaggGGCCCAAATATACGATAAAGGGCCAAAATTTAGCAAGAGATCATAAAAAAGTCCATGTGCCATCGGGGtttcaaatgcaattttaaaaatttttatgataaaaaaataataataataataaaaataataataaccctttttttttggGGGCGCCTTTAAAACACCCGGGTCCCCCTTAAAAGCAATATACAGGtcctgcaaaagaaaaaaacaccaaaaagaaaCCACAATACATATAAGTGTTTTAAAGGGCTAAAAACCCAAgttaaaaaaaacctgtataaaaaaaaattgccttaagaaaacttttttaaatttcaaaaacactCGCTTTTTGCAAACC
Protein-coding regions in this window:
- the LOC122136623 gene encoding gastrula zinc finger protein XlCGF8.2DB-like; translation: MVFIKEESKDFRIEEVFSLKQEETEEQTGQDLNAMEQTDQYEKLHDLITDEKTTQTKTASIQKRTQKTKSNNRFTCHHCGRSFREKQNLQTHMRVHTGERPFTCQQCGKNFTQQGSLKSHMRTHTGEKPFTCQQCGNSFTQKVSLKYHMRTHSGEKPFTCQQCGNSFTQKSHLQSHMITHSGEKPFTCQQCGKSYTQKSTLRSHMSIHTGEKPYTCEQCGKSFPAKQNLKVHMRVHTQEKPYSCKYCGKSFTHACSRYYHMRVHTGPKLFTCDRCGKTLTTEFSLKCHKLRHTGKKPFKCDQCGKGFIRKMRLNYHMKTHSAEKCCKCAQCEKSFRNKRSLNAHIKKQHT